From a region of the Coprococcus comes ATCC 27758 genome:
- a CDS encoding antirestriction protein ArdA encodes MIDDMQVYIANLGKYNEGELVGDWFSFPLDEEVIAERIGLNVEYEEYAIHDTDNFPMEISEYISIEELNRIYEQLEELPDYLLDDLDSFISCYGSLEELVEHKDDIILYSGCETMTDLAYYLIDEEQILGEIPSSLQNYIDYEAYGRDLDIEGTFIATNAGICEVLR; translated from the coding sequence ATGATTGATGATATGCAAGTCTATATAGCCAATCTTGGCAAGTACAATGAGGGAGAACTGGTCGGGGACTGGTTCTCTTTTCCGTTGGACGAAGAAGTGATTGCAGAACGTATCGGCTTAAATGTAGAGTACGAAGAATACGCAATCCATGATACGGACAACTTCCCGATGGAGATTAGCGAATACATTTCCATCGAAGAACTGAACCGTATCTATGAGCAGTTGGAAGAATTACCGGATTACCTGCTGGACGACTTGGACAGTTTTATATCCTGCTATGGAAGTCTGGAAGAACTGGTGGAACATAAGGACGACATCATTCTGTATTCCGGCTGTGAAACGATGACCGATTTAGCCTACTATCTGATTGATGAAGAACAGATACTCGGAGAAATCCCGTCCTCTTTACAGAACTATATCGACTATGAAGCCTACGGGCGTGACCTCGATATAGAGGGGACATTTATTGCAACAAACGCTGGTATCTGTGAGGTACTGCGTTAA
- a CDS encoding conjugal transfer protein: protein MKKIRSYTSIWNVEKVLYAINDVNLPFPVTFTQITWFVLTEFIIILFADIPPLSMIEGAFLKYFGIPVALTWFMSQKTFDGKKPYSYIKTMVLYALRPKVTYAGKAVNLHKQKFEETITAVRSVTYVPD from the coding sequence GTGAAGAAAATCCGAAGTTATACAAGTATCTGGAACGTGGAAAAGGTACTGTATGCCATCAATGATGTAAACCTGCCATTCCCTGTGACCTTTACCCAGATTACATGGTTCGTGCTGACGGAATTTATCATCATTCTGTTTGCAGATATACCGCCACTTTCCATGATTGAGGGTGCGTTTTTGAAATATTTCGGGATTCCCGTTGCCCTTACATGGTTTATGTCACAGAAAACCTTTGACGGGAAAAAGCCATACAGTTACATCAAGACGATGGTTCTGTATGCCCTGCGTCCTAAAGTGACTTATGCCGGAAAAGCCGTGAACCTGCATAAGCAGAAATTTGAGGAAACTATCACGGCAGTAAGGAGTGTGACCTATGTCCCCGATTAA